A region of Pyxidicoccus parkwaysis DNA encodes the following proteins:
- a CDS encoding sigma 54-interacting transcriptional regulator: MPELVFFRRGEEVLRVAVDRARLVLGRGEQSDVAIPDPEVSRQQVALLWDGERCRIEDLSGKGTTVAGKSLTTGELADGADLALGQWRAVFRVRAGGEGADQTTEVGHTTSVQTPDAKASRWQAAQVRVKQGLNESVHRLTGEGFTAGKDAACDLVLNDRFASSRHLKVTRRDGVFHVVDLRSTNGTWLGPVRVFEAEVPLPTVLRVGETELVLEAAAQAARKEVADFHGIIGADPSVKQLAELIERVAPSSAAVTVLGESGTGKELVARAIHACSQRANRALIPVNCAAISKELIESELFGHEKGSFTGAANARKGAFEEADGGTLFLDEIGELPLDLQAKLLRALEGGEIKRVGASRPVQVDVRVVAATNRDLLAAAREGRFREDLYYRLCVIPLHLPPLRSRKADLSMLAEHFIRTYAPRGQAVRFTPSALERLQHHAWPGNIRELRNVVHRALLLRKGPVIDAGDISFDQELNRDTGISVPEIPPGMTLEQMLERLERQIVEAALKRCNNNRERVARELGVARSTLFKRLKDWGLTKQDEQE; this comes from the coding sequence ATGCCGGAGCTGGTGTTCTTTCGTCGTGGCGAGGAGGTGTTGAGGGTGGCGGTGGACCGGGCCCGGTTGGTGCTCGGTCGCGGCGAGCAGAGCGACGTCGCCATTCCAGACCCAGAGGTGAGCCGCCAGCAGGTGGCCCTCCTGTGGGACGGCGAGCGCTGCCGGATTGAGGACCTGTCCGGCAAGGGCACCACCGTGGCGGGCAAGTCCCTCACCACGGGTGAGCTGGCGGACGGCGCGGACCTGGCGCTGGGTCAGTGGCGCGCGGTGTTCCGCGTGCGCGCGGGTGGCGAGGGCGCGGACCAGACCACGGAGGTAGGGCACACCACGTCCGTGCAGACTCCGGACGCGAAGGCCTCGCGCTGGCAGGCCGCGCAGGTGCGCGTGAAGCAGGGCCTCAACGAGTCCGTGCACCGGCTCACGGGAGAGGGTTTCACCGCGGGCAAGGATGCCGCGTGCGACCTCGTGCTCAATGACCGCTTCGCCTCCAGCCGGCACCTGAAAGTCACGCGGCGCGACGGCGTCTTCCACGTGGTGGACCTGCGCTCCACCAACGGCACGTGGCTGGGCCCGGTGCGCGTCTTCGAGGCGGAGGTGCCGCTGCCCACCGTGCTGCGCGTGGGCGAGACGGAGCTGGTGCTGGAGGCCGCCGCGCAGGCGGCGCGCAAGGAGGTGGCGGACTTCCACGGCATCATCGGCGCGGACCCGTCCGTGAAGCAGCTGGCGGAGCTGATTGAGCGCGTGGCCCCGTCCTCCGCGGCGGTGACGGTGCTGGGCGAGTCCGGTACCGGCAAGGAATTGGTGGCGCGCGCCATCCACGCATGCTCGCAGCGCGCCAACCGGGCCCTCATCCCCGTCAACTGCGCGGCCATCTCCAAGGAGCTCATCGAGAGCGAGCTGTTCGGCCACGAGAAGGGCTCCTTCACGGGCGCGGCCAACGCGCGCAAGGGCGCCTTCGAGGAGGCCGACGGCGGCACCCTCTTCCTCGACGAGATTGGCGAGCTGCCGCTGGACTTGCAGGCCAAGCTGCTGCGCGCGCTGGAGGGCGGCGAAATCAAGCGCGTGGGCGCCAGCCGCCCGGTGCAGGTGGACGTGCGGGTGGTGGCGGCCACCAACCGCGACTTGCTCGCCGCCGCGCGCGAGGGCCGCTTCCGCGAGGACTTGTACTACCGGCTCTGCGTGATTCCGCTGCACCTGCCGCCCTTGCGCAGCCGCAAGGCGGACCTGTCCATGCTGGCCGAGCACTTCATCCGCACCTACGCGCCGCGCGGGCAGGCGGTGCGCTTCACGCCCTCGGCGCTGGAGCGGCTGCAGCACCATGCGTGGCCGGGCAACATCCGCGAGCTGCGCAACGTGGTGCACCGCGCGCTGCTGCTGCGCAAGGGGCCCGTCATCGACGCGGGCGACATCTCCTTCGACCAGGAGCTCAACCGCGACACCGGCATCTCCGTGCCGGAGATTCCGCCCGGCATGACGCTGGAGCAGATGCTGGAGCGGCTGGAGCGCCAAATCGTCGAGGCCGCGCTCAAGCGCTGCAACAACAACCGCGAGCGCGTGGCGCGCGAGCTGGGCGTGGCCCGCTCCACCCTCTTCAAGCGGCTGAAGGACTGGGGCCTGACGAAGCAGGACGAGCAGGAGTAG
- a CDS encoding RNA polymerase sigma factor has product MHAAALALPPLSQLYNEHRPRALAIARRIVGDTDDAEDVVQDVFARLARRAPGFGGRAAWSTWLHRVMVNSSINWLRARKRRERLTHEPQEPLSPELLAVGAEMERHFGEALEDINEQQRQVLYLREVRGLSYPEIARLLRIPEGTVKSTLHRARQRALTLMAERGQQP; this is encoded by the coding sequence ATGCACGCCGCCGCTCTCGCCCTTCCGCCGCTGTCGCAGCTCTACAACGAGCACCGTCCTCGCGCGCTGGCCATCGCCCGGCGCATCGTCGGCGACACCGACGACGCGGAGGACGTGGTGCAAGACGTCTTCGCGAGGCTGGCCCGCAGGGCGCCGGGCTTCGGCGGCAGGGCGGCGTGGAGCACGTGGCTGCACCGGGTCATGGTGAACAGCAGCATCAACTGGCTGCGCGCGCGCAAGCGCCGCGAGCGGCTGACCCACGAGCCGCAGGAGCCGCTGTCGCCCGAATTGCTCGCGGTGGGCGCGGAGATGGAGCGCCACTTCGGCGAGGCCCTGGAGGACATCAACGAGCAGCAGCGCCAGGTGCTCTACCTGCGCGAGGTGCGGGGCCTCAGCTACCCGGAGATTGCGCGCCTGTTGCGCATCCCCGAGGGCACGGTGAAGAGCACGCTGCACCGCGCCCGTCAGCGCGCACTGACGTTGATGGCGGAACGCGGCCAGCAGCCCTGA
- a CDS encoding DUF6209 family protein: MRRTSLCLLPLLLAATAAWGQTSIPTLTFNDSALNWSVVQSAPLVPGGQVKILYDTDRLPGCRGTAPDGGPGWAVTGYYQLNDGTVGNFFAGGRPSFPGQSPEAVLELPENGGLALWFQVTNLWGCSEWDSNYGNNFRFDVGSPRIVFGSNWTTAVYGTLKKGGNVVVDYDITRLSGCRQTYNGYQTWDVEAQYRFDGGTVQTAPLTQVVGTFGREQVPAVLAIPTTASHLELWFHNWDRTSCVTWDSAYGQNYHFYPVP; this comes from the coding sequence ATGCGCCGTACCTCGCTGTGCCTGCTCCCGCTGCTGCTCGCCGCCACGGCGGCGTGGGGCCAGACGTCCATCCCCACCCTCACGTTCAACGACAGCGCACTCAACTGGAGCGTCGTCCAGTCCGCGCCGCTGGTTCCGGGTGGGCAGGTGAAAATCCTCTACGACACGGACCGGCTGCCGGGCTGCCGCGGCACCGCCCCCGACGGAGGCCCGGGCTGGGCCGTCACCGGCTACTACCAGCTCAACGACGGCACCGTGGGCAACTTCTTCGCGGGCGGCCGTCCGTCCTTCCCCGGCCAGTCGCCGGAGGCCGTGCTCGAGTTGCCGGAGAACGGCGGCCTCGCGCTGTGGTTCCAGGTGACGAACCTGTGGGGCTGCAGCGAGTGGGACTCGAACTACGGCAACAACTTCCGCTTCGACGTGGGCAGCCCGCGCATCGTCTTCGGCTCCAACTGGACGACGGCTGTCTACGGGACGCTGAAGAAGGGCGGCAACGTGGTGGTGGACTACGACATCACCCGGCTGTCCGGCTGCCGCCAGACGTACAACGGCTACCAGACGTGGGACGTGGAGGCGCAGTACCGCTTCGACGGGGGCACGGTGCAGACCGCGCCGCTGACGCAGGTGGTGGGCACCTTCGGCCGTGAGCAGGTGCCGGCCGTGCTCGCCATTCCCACCACCGCGAGCCACCTGGAGCTGTGGTTCCACAACTGGGACCGCACCTCGTGCGTGACGTGGGACTCCGCCTACGGCCAGAACTACCACTTCTACCCGGTGCCCTGA
- a CDS encoding S46 family peptidase, with protein sequence MKKTLLLLSLIAAPALAGEGKWTPQQVLELDPAWLRAQGLQIPPKKLWDPQRGTGLLAGAVNVGGCTGAFISASGLVITNHHCAFGIIQEHSSPKRDLITDGYLASKREDELPGKGARVQVPRSFKDVTKDVLAAVPAGADDLARYKAIELKQKELVAECEKRPATRCQVATFDGGLNYTLVDAVELADVRLVYAPPRSVGEYGGEEDNWMWPRHTGDFAIIRAYTAPDGTSAPYSDKNVPYKAEFFFPLATEGVKPNDFVMVLGYPGRTYRALLADEMASRQSQVYPRIRDVYGEAIRILEAEGEKDAAGKIAVASQLKSLHNVYKNAGGQLEGLKRGHIVEKQHTAENAVTEWAKKGGAKWADALKAREELLALQGETTKLFEREFLLGSATRLARGPALAATVARLAAEHAKPDLERRPEFMDRELPRLKDRLEREQKNLFLAADKRLLLAFVKRAQALGPNERIAAVDAHFGKTFSEKDVAAKIDAMYAGTKVLTLDERMKMAGETVAQLTARKDPLLAFGLDLAKELDALDDIEDRRDGATLRLRPEWRKAVLAHAGKPVAPDANSTLRVTFAKVQGYSPRDGAIYTPQTTLSGMLAKHTGEEPFDVPEKVSKVAEAKRFGTWMDPRLKDVPVDFLADADTTGGNSGSPTVNGKGQLVGVNFDRVWENVANDFGYNPDVARNVNVDVRYILWMLDQVEDADALLRELGVRKGPPMVRETR encoded by the coding sequence ATGAAGAAGACGCTCCTCCTCCTGTCGCTCATCGCGGCCCCGGCCCTGGCCGGCGAAGGCAAGTGGACTCCTCAGCAGGTCCTCGAACTGGACCCCGCCTGGCTTCGCGCCCAGGGCCTCCAGATTCCGCCCAAGAAGCTGTGGGACCCCCAGCGTGGCACCGGCCTGCTCGCGGGCGCGGTCAACGTCGGAGGCTGCACAGGCGCCTTCATCTCCGCCTCCGGCCTCGTCATCACCAACCACCACTGCGCCTTCGGCATCATCCAGGAGCACAGCTCCCCGAAGCGCGACCTCATCACCGACGGCTACCTCGCCTCCAAGCGCGAGGACGAGCTGCCCGGCAAGGGCGCGCGCGTGCAGGTGCCGCGCAGCTTCAAGGACGTGACGAAGGACGTGCTCGCCGCCGTGCCGGCCGGCGCGGATGACCTCGCGCGCTACAAGGCGATTGAGCTCAAGCAGAAGGAGCTCGTCGCCGAGTGTGAGAAGCGCCCCGCCACCCGCTGCCAGGTGGCCACCTTCGACGGCGGCCTCAACTACACGCTGGTGGACGCGGTGGAGTTGGCGGACGTGCGGCTCGTCTACGCGCCGCCCCGCTCGGTGGGCGAGTACGGCGGCGAGGAGGACAACTGGATGTGGCCGCGCCACACCGGTGACTTCGCCATCATCCGCGCCTACACCGCGCCGGACGGGACGTCCGCGCCCTACAGCGACAAGAACGTCCCCTACAAGGCCGAGTTCTTCTTCCCGCTCGCCACCGAGGGCGTGAAGCCCAACGACTTCGTCATGGTGCTGGGCTACCCCGGCCGCACCTACCGCGCGCTGCTCGCGGACGAGATGGCCTCGCGCCAGTCGCAGGTCTACCCGCGCATCCGCGACGTCTACGGCGAGGCCATCCGCATCCTCGAGGCGGAGGGCGAGAAGGACGCCGCCGGGAAGATTGCCGTCGCCTCGCAGCTCAAGAGCCTGCACAACGTCTACAAGAACGCGGGCGGCCAGCTCGAGGGCCTGAAGCGCGGCCACATCGTGGAGAAGCAGCACACGGCGGAGAACGCCGTGACGGAGTGGGCGAAGAAGGGCGGCGCGAAGTGGGCGGACGCCCTCAAGGCGCGCGAGGAGTTGCTGGCCCTCCAGGGCGAGACGACGAAGCTCTTCGAGCGCGAGTTCCTCCTCGGCTCGGCGACGCGGCTCGCGCGCGGCCCGGCGCTGGCCGCCACGGTGGCCCGCCTCGCCGCGGAGCACGCGAAGCCCGACTTGGAGCGGCGCCCGGAGTTCATGGACCGCGAGCTGCCGCGCCTCAAGGACCGCCTGGAGCGCGAGCAGAAGAACCTCTTCCTCGCCGCGGACAAGCGCCTGCTGCTCGCCTTCGTGAAGCGCGCGCAGGCCCTGGGCCCCAACGAGCGCATCGCCGCCGTGGACGCGCACTTCGGCAAGACGTTCTCCGAGAAGGACGTCGCCGCGAAGATTGATGCCATGTACGCCGGCACCAAGGTCCTCACGCTCGACGAGCGCATGAAGATGGCGGGCGAGACGGTGGCGCAGCTGACGGCCCGCAAGGACCCGCTGCTCGCCTTCGGCCTGGACCTGGCCAAGGAGTTGGACGCGCTCGACGACATCGAGGACCGCCGCGACGGCGCCACGCTGCGCCTGCGGCCGGAGTGGCGCAAGGCCGTGCTGGCGCACGCGGGCAAGCCGGTGGCCCCGGACGCCAACAGCACCCTGCGCGTGACGTTCGCGAAGGTGCAGGGCTACTCGCCGCGCGACGGCGCCATCTACACGCCGCAGACGACGCTGTCGGGCATGCTGGCCAAGCACACCGGCGAGGAGCCCTTCGACGTGCCGGAGAAGGTGTCCAAGGTGGCCGAGGCGAAGCGCTTCGGCACGTGGATGGACCCGCGCCTGAAGGACGTGCCGGTGGACTTCCTGGCGGACGCGGACACCACGGGTGGCAACTCGGGCAGCCCCACCGTCAACGGCAAGGGCCAGCTCGTGGGCGTCAACTTCGACCGCGTCTGGGAGAACGTGGCCAACGACTTCGGCTACAACCCGGACGTGGCCCGCAACGTCAACGTGGATGTGCGCTACATCCTCTGGATGCTGGACCAGGTGGAGGACGCGGACGCGCTCCTCCGCGAGCTGGGCGTGCGCAAGGGCCCGCCCATGGTGCGGGAGACGCGCTGA
- a CDS encoding M50 family metallopeptidase: MKTASGAQLDFGRLALLVLMLGVGWYFWDSPVFWPLKVLVVMMHESGHALATLLVGGSVDRIHLAANESGSCLSSLPPGFFAKVTVYSGGYLGSAVAGAALLLATFRFQLRRWVLGAACVWLTVMGLLYAGDLFTLAFCLGTALVMGLGAKYLPDGMVDVLNLFIAAFTALYAVFDLRDDLWNSAVRSHSDAALLAELTYVPSIVWAVLWTLLAVGLLAVAAYVSMHAKPKGLQMPSVSARARRA; encoded by the coding sequence ATGAAGACCGCCAGCGGAGCGCAGCTTGATTTCGGCCGGTTGGCCCTCCTCGTCCTGATGTTGGGGGTGGGCTGGTACTTCTGGGACTCGCCCGTCTTCTGGCCGCTGAAGGTGCTGGTGGTGATGATGCACGAGAGCGGGCATGCGCTGGCCACGCTGCTGGTGGGTGGCTCGGTGGACCGCATCCACCTGGCGGCCAACGAGTCCGGCTCCTGCCTGTCGAGCCTGCCACCGGGCTTCTTCGCGAAGGTGACCGTCTACTCGGGGGGCTACCTGGGCAGCGCGGTGGCGGGCGCGGCGCTGCTGCTGGCCACGTTCCGCTTCCAGCTCCGGCGCTGGGTGCTGGGCGCCGCGTGCGTGTGGCTGACGGTGATGGGCCTGCTGTACGCGGGGGACCTGTTCACCCTGGCGTTCTGCCTGGGCACGGCGCTGGTGATGGGCCTGGGCGCGAAGTACCTGCCTGATGGCATGGTGGACGTGCTGAACCTGTTCATCGCGGCGTTCACGGCGCTCTATGCCGTGTTCGACTTGCGGGATGACCTGTGGAACAGCGCGGTGCGCTCGCACAGTGATGCGGCGCTGCTGGCGGAGCTGACCTATGTGCCCTCGATTGTGTGGGCCGTGCTGTGGACGCTACTCGCCGTGGGGCTGCTCGCCGTGGCCGCGTACGTGTCCATGCACGCGAAGCCCAAGGGCCTGCAGATGCCGTCCGTTTCCGCGCGGGCACGAAGGGCCTAG
- a CDS encoding DUF6891 domain-containing protein produces the protein MATAPEVEQYLRNSVKTAVLGGDLSEEAVLAHVQELVEDEPEAGPELVESLLEFARQMIDEGRAEEERWIGLTMNDRIDRASSSLVVSQRATTSCKSLAMSARSSMASPAPSSDAPTLPLMSSASL, from the coding sequence ATGGCAACAGCACCTGAGGTGGAGCAGTACCTCCGAAACAGCGTGAAGACGGCGGTGCTCGGGGGCGACCTGAGCGAGGAAGCGGTGCTGGCACACGTCCAGGAGCTCGTCGAAGACGAGCCCGAAGCCGGTCCCGAGCTGGTGGAGTCGCTGCTGGAGTTTGCCCGGCAAATGATTGATGAGGGCCGCGCCGAGGAGGAGCGGTGGATTGGGCTCACGATGAACGACCGCATCGACCGCGCGTCCTCCTCGCTCGTCGTCTCCCAGCGGGCCACTACCTCGTGCAAATCACTGGCGATGTCCGCGAGGTCATCGATGGCATCGCCTGCTCCGAGCTCGGACGCGCCGACGTTGCCATTGATGTCCAGCGCCTCGTTGTAG
- a CDS encoding phytoene desaturase family protein: protein MFDVAVIGAGMAGMATAARLQARGLRTIVFEAHGQPGGCAGFFRQRGFAFDVGATTLVDFEPGGVGGELLEELGLSLEGELLPGYRTWLPDRTVTLHRDVEPWREERLRQLGSTPAHLRFWRLLDRLANVFWSASRAGIKLPFRRPVDVLHAARCIPLTGLPLARHLNWTMGDALRAHGLRDDAPLCALLAMLIEDTVHATLDTAPLINAALGITIRGAGLTRARGGMAGFWRRFTERYRQLGGVLRVGCAVTRVSGAEGDFVVHTRRGDFAAAQVVSALPLSLTARLAPEPVTRVVRPFLQRDADALGGALVVFLGVPEDEVAGEDFTHHQLLHDYAAPLGDGNNMFISVSAPGDTESAPTGFRAVMLSTHCELAPWQGLSTEDYESRKREAENKLISLARRVYPTLGQRAVIRETGTPVTYQRYTHRPLGAVGGVRQRLTNSNQHAVPHDIGVPGFWLAGDSMWPGLGTVACVLGSRIVAKGALRRAHAADAPLPTPRELKSPLSVSRR, encoded by the coding sequence ATGTTCGATGTGGCAGTCATTGGAGCCGGAATGGCGGGCATGGCCACCGCCGCGCGGCTCCAGGCACGAGGCCTTCGCACCATCGTCTTCGAAGCGCATGGACAGCCGGGCGGATGCGCCGGGTTCTTTCGTCAGCGAGGGTTTGCCTTCGATGTGGGCGCCACCACGCTCGTCGACTTCGAGCCCGGTGGCGTGGGTGGTGAGCTGCTCGAAGAACTGGGCCTGTCGCTGGAAGGCGAATTGCTTCCGGGCTACCGCACCTGGCTGCCGGACCGCACCGTCACGCTTCATCGCGACGTGGAGCCCTGGCGCGAGGAACGGTTGCGCCAGCTTGGAAGCACACCCGCGCATCTGCGGTTCTGGCGATTGCTCGACCGGCTCGCCAACGTGTTCTGGAGCGCGAGCCGCGCGGGCATCAAGCTCCCATTCCGGCGTCCGGTGGACGTGCTCCACGCTGCACGGTGCATCCCGCTCACGGGCCTCCCGCTCGCGCGCCACCTGAACTGGACGATGGGTGATGCCCTCCGGGCCCATGGCCTGCGCGACGATGCGCCGCTGTGCGCGCTGCTTGCCATGCTCATCGAGGACACCGTGCATGCCACGCTCGACACGGCGCCGCTCATCAACGCCGCCCTCGGCATCACCATTCGCGGCGCGGGCCTGACTCGGGCCCGGGGCGGCATGGCTGGATTCTGGCGGCGCTTCACCGAGCGCTATCGGCAACTCGGAGGCGTGCTGCGCGTCGGGTGCGCCGTCACGCGCGTCTCCGGAGCGGAAGGAGACTTCGTCGTGCATACGCGCCGGGGAGACTTCGCCGCGGCCCAGGTGGTCAGTGCGCTTCCTCTGTCACTCACGGCCCGACTGGCACCCGAGCCCGTCACGCGAGTGGTTCGCCCGTTCCTCCAGCGCGATGCGGACGCGCTCGGCGGAGCGCTCGTCGTCTTCCTCGGAGTCCCCGAGGACGAAGTGGCCGGAGAGGACTTCACCCATCATCAACTGCTCCACGACTACGCGGCACCACTGGGAGACGGAAACAACATGTTCATCTCCGTGTCCGCACCGGGTGACACGGAGAGCGCCCCGACTGGATTCAGGGCGGTGATGCTCTCCACCCACTGTGAGCTCGCTCCGTGGCAGGGCCTCTCGACGGAGGACTACGAATCTCGCAAGCGCGAGGCGGAGAACAAGCTCATCTCCCTGGCCCGTCGTGTGTACCCCACCCTGGGACAACGCGCCGTCATTCGCGAGACAGGGACGCCCGTCACGTATCAGCGCTATACGCACCGGCCGCTGGGCGCGGTGGGTGGCGTGCGCCAGCGACTCACGAACAGCAATCAGCACGCGGTGCCGCACGACATCGGCGTGCCCGGCTTCTGGCTCGCGGGGGACTCGATGTGGCCGGGACTCGGCACGGTGGCCTGTGTCCTGGGTAGCCGTATCGTCGCGAAGGGCGCACTCCGCCGCGCTCACGCAGCCGACGCTCCACTTCCCACGCCTCGGGAGCTGAAGTCGCCGCTCTCTGTCTCGCGCCGCTGA